A stretch of Acidimicrobiales bacterium DNA encodes these proteins:
- a CDS encoding polyribonucleotide nucleotidyltransferase: protein MTETTSFTGAFTRGEGKDATFEIGKFAPLAGGSVTASIGDTVVLVTATGAKSARPGADFFPLTVDIEERMYAAGKIPGSFFRREARAGEQAILTCRLIDRPLRPAFPDGYRNEVHVVGTVLGADQENPYDVLALNAASLALCLSPIPFDGPLGAVRMSWSPDGEWVPFPTYEESEESAFEMVVAGRLADDDVAVMMVEAGGTGNSWNLYESGTPKVDEDVLAGGLEACKVWIREMIELQQKAIDAAGPIAKMDPPTVTDYTDEILAAVQSAGTDRIAETQKIADKTARQNAEGELKDALIAELEGQFADNDDAVQQIKNAIRSVTKAVVRKRIVEEGIRIDGRKTNELRHVTSEVGVIPTAHGSGLFQRGETQVLNFTTLGMGRSDMMIDDLSPTDKKRYFHHYNFPPFSTGETGFMRGPKRREIGHGALAERAVFPVVPSFEEWPYTVRTVSEVMASNGSSSMGSVCGSTLSLMDAGVPIKAPVAGIAMGLVHAEGEYVTLTDILGAEDAFGDMDFKVAGTTDFITALQLDTKISGIPATVLADALAQAKEARLDILDVMAEAIAEPRPEVRDTAPKIVSFEIPIDKIGEVIGPKGKVINTIQAETGADISVDDDGMVGVVAIASVDNAKVAEAQRQIELILDPPTAEVGATYQGRVVNITKFGAFVNILPGRDGLLHISKIGGDKRIDRVEDVLELGQEVAVTVEDVDPNGKISLKPEGAPDSDKKSGGGRDRDRGERNDRGDRNDRDRGPRRERDDNGDDSPASDERDAETVSFEDAFDAELSEEFGDLGPEAPRRGGGGGGGGRGRGRGGRGRR, encoded by the coding sequence ATGACTGAAACCACTTCCTTCACCGGCGCATTCACGCGCGGTGAGGGCAAAGACGCCACCTTCGAGATCGGCAAGTTCGCCCCTCTCGCCGGTGGCTCCGTCACGGCGAGCATCGGCGACACCGTCGTCCTCGTCACTGCAACCGGCGCGAAGTCGGCCCGTCCCGGCGCCGACTTCTTCCCGCTGACCGTCGACATCGAGGAGCGCATGTACGCCGCGGGCAAGATCCCCGGCTCGTTCTTCCGGCGCGAGGCCCGTGCCGGCGAGCAGGCGATCCTCACCTGCCGCCTGATCGACCGTCCGCTGCGCCCCGCGTTCCCCGACGGGTACCGCAACGAGGTCCACGTCGTCGGCACCGTGCTCGGCGCCGACCAGGAGAACCCCTACGACGTCCTGGCCCTCAACGCCGCGTCGCTCGCCCTGTGCCTGTCGCCGATCCCGTTCGACGGCCCCCTCGGTGCCGTGCGGATGAGCTGGTCGCCCGACGGTGAGTGGGTCCCCTTCCCGACCTACGAGGAGTCCGAGGAGTCGGCCTTCGAGATGGTCGTCGCCGGCCGTCTCGCCGACGACGACGTCGCCGTGATGATGGTCGAGGCCGGCGGCACCGGGAACTCGTGGAACCTCTACGAGTCCGGCACGCCGAAGGTCGACGAGGACGTCCTCGCCGGTGGCCTCGAGGCCTGCAAGGTGTGGATCCGCGAGATGATCGAGCTTCAGCAGAAGGCGATCGACGCCGCGGGGCCCATCGCCAAGATGGATCCGCCGACGGTCACCGACTACACCGACGAGATCCTCGCCGCCGTGCAGTCGGCCGGCACCGATCGCATCGCCGAGACCCAGAAGATCGCCGACAAGACGGCCCGTCAGAACGCCGAGGGTGAGCTCAAGGACGCGCTCATCGCGGAGCTCGAAGGCCAGTTCGCCGATAACGACGACGCCGTGCAGCAGATCAAGAACGCGATCCGCTCGGTCACCAAGGCGGTCGTGCGCAAGCGCATCGTCGAGGAAGGCATCCGCATCGACGGTCGCAAGACCAACGAGCTGCGCCACGTCACCAGCGAAGTCGGCGTCATCCCGACGGCGCACGGCTCCGGCCTCTTCCAGCGCGGCGAGACCCAGGTCCTCAACTTCACGACGCTCGGCATGGGCCGCAGCGACATGATGATCGACGACCTCTCGCCGACCGACAAGAAGCGCTACTTCCACCACTACAACTTCCCGCCCTTCTCCACGGGTGAGACCGGCTTCATGCGCGGTCCCAAGCGTCGTGAGATCGGCCACGGTGCGCTCGCCGAGCGTGCGGTGTTCCCGGTGGTCCCGAGCTTCGAGGAGTGGCCCTACACGGTCCGCACCGTCTCCGAGGTCATGGCCTCCAACGGTTCGTCCTCGATGGGTTCGGTCTGTGGCTCGACCCTGTCGCTGATGGACGCCGGTGTGCCGATCAAGGCCCCCGTCGCCGGTATCGCCATGGGCCTCGTCCATGCCGAAGGCGAATACGTCACCCTCACCGACATCCTCGGTGCGGAGGACGCGTTCGGTGACATGGACTTCAAGGTCGCCGGCACCACCGACTTCATCACGGCGCTCCAGCTCGACACGAAGATCTCCGGCATCCCGGCCACCGTGCTGGCCGATGCGCTGGCCCAGGCCAAGGAAGCCCGTCTCGACATCCTCGACGTGATGGCCGAGGCAATCGCCGAGCCCCGTCCCGAGGTGCGAGACACCGCGCCGAAGATCGTCAGCTTCGAGATCCCGATCGACAAGATCGGCGAGGTCATCGGCCCGAAGGGCAAGGTCATCAACACCATCCAGGCCGAGACCGGCGCCGACATCTCCGTCGACGACGACGGCATGGTTGGTGTGGTCGCGATCGCCTCGGTGGACAACGCCAAGGTCGCCGAGGCGCAGCGTCAGATCGAGCTGATCCTCGATCCGCCGACCGCCGAGGTGGGCGCCACCTATCAGGGTCGGGTCGTGAACATCACCAAGTTCGGTGCGTTCGTGAACATCCTCCCGGGCCGCGACGGACTGCTCCACATCTCGAAGATCGGTGGCGACAAGCGCATCGATCGCGTCGAGGACGTGCTGGAGCTCGGCCAGGAAGTGGCCGTCACCGTCGAGGACGTCGATCCCAACGGCAAGATCAGCCTCAAGCCCGAGGGCGCGCCCGACTCCGACAAGAAGTCGGGTGGCGGTCGTGACCGTGATCGCGGTGAGCGCAACGACCGTGGTGACCGCAACGACCGTGACCGTGGTCCCCGCCGCGAGCGCGACGACAACGGCGACGACTCGCCGGCGTCCGACGAGCGCGACGCCGAGACGGTGTCCTTCGAGGACGCCTTCGACGCCGAGCTCAGCGAGGAGTTCGGCGATCTCGGCCCCGAGGCCCCGCGTCGCGGTGGCGGCGGTGGTGGCGGCGGCCGTGGCCGTGGCCGCGGCGGTCGCGGTCGACGCTGA
- a CDS encoding fumarylacetoacetate hydrolase family protein, with product MPDQGESMGFRFANVDNRAVLVTGDHYHDVESLSDGAIPSDPIQAIGAADRLHELAAKLDANTPTGALADVTLGAPIPRPCNSIAIGLNYKDHAAEADMELPENPMVFTKFPSCIVGPTATVEMRGDMVDYEGELVVVIGKQGKDIAEADAYDHIAGFTIGQDISDRPAQFMAKPAHFALGKSFDTYGPLGPWVVSCDEFADPNDLGLTTVIDGEERQNARTSSLIFDVPFLVSFLSHIMTLQVGDLIWTGTPEGIGFTSGNLLTDGQVITTEIEGIGALVNPCVRVGDWR from the coding sequence GTGCCTGACCAGGGAGAGAGCATGGGATTCCGCTTCGCCAACGTCGACAACCGCGCCGTTCTCGTCACCGGCGACCACTACCACGACGTCGAGTCGCTCTCGGACGGCGCCATCCCGAGCGACCCGATCCAGGCGATCGGCGCGGCCGACCGGCTCCACGAGCTCGCCGCGAAGCTCGATGCGAACACACCGACGGGGGCCCTCGCCGATGTCACGCTCGGCGCGCCGATCCCTCGTCCCTGCAACTCCATCGCGATCGGCCTGAACTACAAGGACCACGCCGCGGAGGCGGACATGGAGCTGCCGGAGAACCCGATGGTGTTCACCAAGTTCCCGTCGTGCATCGTCGGCCCGACGGCCACCGTCGAGATGCGGGGCGACATGGTCGACTACGAAGGCGAGCTGGTCGTCGTCATCGGCAAGCAGGGCAAGGACATCGCGGAGGCCGACGCCTACGACCACATCGCCGGCTTCACGATCGGCCAGGACATCTCCGACCGCCCCGCCCAGTTCATGGCGAAGCCCGCCCACTTCGCCCTGGGGAAGTCGTTCGACACCTACGGGCCACTCGGTCCGTGGGTCGTCTCCTGCGACGAGTTCGCCGACCCGAACGATCTCGGACTGACCACCGTCATCGACGGGGAAGAACGCCAGAACGCGCGGACATCGAGTCTGATCTTCGACGTGCCGTTCCTCGTCTCCTTCCTGTCTCACATCATGACGCTCCAGGTCGGCGACCTCATCTGGACCGGCACGCCCGAGGGCATCGGCTTCACCTCGGGCAACCTGCTCACCGACGGCCAGGTGATCACCACCGAGATCGAAGGAATCGGCGCACTGGTGAACCCGTGTGTCCGAGTCGGCGACTGGCGCTGA
- a CDS encoding sulfotransferase family 2 domain-containing protein produces MIRRSYDRLVPELWRQRIHLARGGTDVFLPCFRETGSIQIHVPKAAGTSISHALYGGNVGHRTALEYHRISARHFRRYFRFGFVRNPWDRVVSAYEFARSGGTEWVRPIPDPVYRSESFATFERFVAEWLVTAPMGEVDVVFRPQWTFLCDRRGEPLVDHVGRVERLAEDLQVVEAALGRALSLDHLNQTERTVDYPDYYTPETRDMVAEVYRRDIDLFAYEFAR; encoded by the coding sequence GTGATCCGTCGGTCCTACGACCGGCTGGTCCCGGAGCTCTGGCGTCAACGCATCCATCTCGCCCGGGGCGGCACGGATGTCTTCCTTCCGTGCTTCCGGGAGACGGGATCGATCCAGATCCACGTGCCGAAGGCGGCGGGAACGAGCATCAGCCATGCGCTGTACGGCGGCAACGTCGGCCATCGCACAGCCCTCGAGTACCACCGGATCTCGGCCCGGCACTTCCGGCGCTACTTCCGGTTCGGTTTCGTGCGCAATCCCTGGGATCGGGTGGTGTCCGCCTACGAGTTCGCCCGCTCCGGCGGCACGGAGTGGGTGCGTCCCATCCCCGATCCCGTCTACCGCTCCGAGTCGTTCGCGACGTTCGAGCGTTTCGTGGCGGAGTGGCTCGTGACCGCCCCCATGGGCGAGGTCGACGTCGTGTTCCGTCCCCAGTGGACGTTCCTGTGCGATCGCCGCGGTGAGCCGCTGGTCGACCATGTCGGCCGGGTCGAACGGCTCGCGGAGGACCTGCAGGTCGTGGAGGCCGCGCTCGGCCGGGCGCTCTCGCTCGATCACCTCAATCAGACGGAGCGAACCGTCGACTATCCGGACTACTACACGCCCGAAACGAGAGACATGGTCGCCGAGGTCTACCGTCGAGACATCGACCTCTTCGCCTACGAGTTCGCCCGATGA
- a CDS encoding FAD-dependent oxidoreductase has protein sequence MTRRHITIVGASLAGLRAAESLRRHDFDGPIVLIGDEPHAPYDRPPLSKQFLAGEWDEERLALTKPEKLADHDLTFRLGTRATAFDLADRRLTLDGGEEVEVDGLLIATGARCRTLPGTEGLEGVFVLRDLDDSSAIRSAFDAGPSRVVVVGAGFIGAEVAATARGRGLDVTLVEALPQPLGRVLGDEMGAVCADVHRDHGVDLRLGVGVEAIEGDGRVERVRLSDGSVIDADVVVVGIGVIPNTEWLEGSGLEIDNGVVCDATCLAAPGVTAAGDVARWPNQRFDEVMRVEHWDNAVEQGGHAARRLLQSDEEAEPFTPVPWFWSDQYDRKIQLAGRIRPDDDMQIVTGSVEERRFAALYGRAGRLVGVLGFNRPRHVMQYKTLIEQGVSYDEALAADL, from the coding sequence GTGACCCGGCGTCACATCACGATCGTCGGCGCGTCGCTCGCCGGCCTGCGGGCCGCCGAGTCGCTGCGCCGGCACGACTTCGACGGGCCGATCGTCCTGATCGGTGACGAGCCGCACGCGCCCTACGACCGTCCGCCGCTCTCGAAGCAGTTCCTCGCGGGCGAGTGGGACGAGGAACGGCTGGCGCTCACCAAGCCGGAGAAGCTCGCCGATCACGACCTCACCTTCCGGCTCGGCACCCGGGCCACCGCGTTCGATCTCGCCGACCGCCGGCTCACGCTCGATGGCGGCGAGGAGGTGGAGGTCGACGGGTTGTTGATCGCCACCGGCGCACGGTGTCGCACCCTTCCCGGCACCGAAGGGCTCGAGGGCGTGTTCGTCCTGCGCGACCTGGACGACTCGTCGGCGATCCGGAGCGCCTTCGACGCCGGTCCGAGCCGAGTTGTCGTCGTGGGGGCCGGCTTCATCGGGGCCGAAGTCGCCGCCACGGCGCGGGGCCGGGGGCTCGACGTCACCCTCGTCGAGGCGCTGCCGCAGCCGCTCGGCCGTGTGCTCGGCGACGAGATGGGTGCCGTGTGCGCCGACGTCCACCGGGATCACGGGGTCGACCTGCGGCTCGGCGTCGGCGTCGAGGCGATCGAGGGCGACGGCCGGGTCGAGCGGGTACGCCTGTCCGACGGTTCGGTGATCGACGCTGATGTCGTCGTCGTGGGGATCGGTGTGATCCCCAACACCGAGTGGCTGGAGGGCTCCGGCCTCGAGATCGACAACGGCGTCGTGTGTGACGCCACCTGCCTCGCCGCTCCCGGCGTGACCGCGGCGGGTGATGTCGCCCGGTGGCCGAACCAGCGATTCGACGAGGTGATGCGGGTCGAACACTGGGACAACGCCGTCGAACAGGGCGGCCATGCCGCTCGCCGCCTCCTGCAATCCGACGAGGAGGCCGAGCCGTTCACGCCCGTCCCGTGGTTTTGGTCGGACCAGTACGACCGCAAGATCCAGCTCGCCGGGCGGATCCGCCCCGACGACGACATGCAGATCGTCACCGGTTCCGTCGAGGAACGGCGCTTCGCCGCCCTCTACGGCCGCGCCGGGCGGCTCGTCGGCGTCCTCGGCTTCAACCGCCCCCGTCACGTCATGCAGTACAAGACGCTCATCGAGCAGGGCGTGTCCTACGACGAGGCCCTCGCGGCCGATCTCTGA
- a CDS encoding ferredoxin codes for MKIVVDFDLCESNAICMQIAPDLFEVRDDDFLYVLNEEPGEDRRADVEECVQRCPKQAISIAE; via the coding sequence ATGAAGATCGTGGTCGACTTCGATCTCTGCGAGAGCAACGCAATCTGCATGCAGATCGCGCCCGATCTGTTCGAGGTCCGCGACGACGACTTCCTCTACGTGCTCAACGAGGAGCCCGGTGAGGACCGCCGTGCGGACGTCGAGGAGTGCGTGCAGCGTTGCCCCAAGCAGGCCATCTCCATCGCGGAGTGA
- the rpsO gene encoding 30S ribosomal protein S15: protein MATMAKAFELDENDTGSPEIQIALLSARIDHLTEHVKVHKKDHHSRRGLQMLVGKRRRLLDYVKDNDVERYRAVIAHLGLRR from the coding sequence ATGGCCACGATGGCCAAGGCCTTCGAACTCGACGAGAACGACACGGGATCTCCCGAGATCCAGATCGCGTTGCTCTCGGCTCGCATCGACCACCTCACCGAACACGTGAAGGTCCACAAGAAGGACCATCACAGCCGGCGAGGCCTCCAGATGCTGGTGGGCAAGCGCCGTCGACTCCTCGACTATGTCAAGGACAACGACGTCGAGCGGTACCGAGCAGTGATCGCCCATCTCGGGCTGCGTCGCTGA
- a CDS encoding lysoplasmalogenase family protein: MTTTAVVLLVVAGLAATVDWWSVATDKLGVEFLAKPAVIICLIGVALAIEIEPGGASNVQRGIIIAALGASLAGDVVLMTPDARFEAGLASFLIAHLFYIAALASDFTVGPALAAGLLIVALGFGVVPQLLAGARPHGRAIVVAVAAYVLVVSAMGVVAAGTAVAVTGVGGMLFVVSDALLGWGRFVGPAPGGRVLVHVTYHLGQAGLVLWLAA; the protein is encoded by the coding sequence ATGACGACCACGGCGGTGGTGTTGCTCGTGGTGGCCGGCCTCGCCGCGACCGTCGACTGGTGGTCCGTGGCGACGGACAAGCTCGGCGTCGAGTTCCTCGCGAAGCCGGCGGTGATCATCTGCCTGATCGGCGTCGCGCTCGCGATCGAGATCGAACCGGGCGGGGCCTCCAACGTCCAGCGGGGAATCATCATCGCCGCCCTCGGCGCGTCGCTGGCGGGCGACGTCGTGCTGATGACGCCGGACGCCCGTTTCGAGGCGGGGCTGGCGTCGTTCCTGATCGCCCACCTCTTCTACATCGCCGCGCTCGCGTCGGACTTCACGGTCGGGCCGGCCCTGGCCGCGGGCCTGCTCATCGTCGCCTTGGGCTTCGGGGTGGTTCCGCAGTTGCTCGCCGGCGCGCGGCCACACGGCCGGGCGATCGTCGTCGCCGTCGCGGCGTATGTCCTCGTCGTGAGCGCGATGGGTGTCGTCGCGGCGGGTACCGCGGTCGCCGTCACCGGCGTCGGCGGCATGCTCTTCGTGGTCTCCGACGCACTGCTCGGGTGGGGCCGCTTCGTCGGCCCCGCTCCGGGTGGACGAGTGCTGGTGCACGTCACGTACCACCTCGGCCAGGCGGGCCTGGTGCTGTGGCTCGCCGCCTGA
- a CDS encoding VOC family protein, which produces MALHRITTLDVGVTRLDETRAWYRAFGLTEETPGELATRDGGVQLRVVEAPYRGIRQIGLGVDDPDDLARLAAALESADMGIEVAHDETLRFRDPIDAIPYEVSVAPRYDAAPIGPSTVNRPSAVERRDVPADAVLRGSAVRPSNLTHLVRGTTDPAESIRFHTEVLGFELSDALGDFGGFMRCSDVHHNMAVQKAPAPFLHHVSFECDDVDEVGRGAAHMLELDADSHVWGLGRHAIGSNYFWYLRDPSGNFAEYSSDIDRISSQDAYRPKDWSGPEGLASWGPPVPESFLAPPDIDEVFAAMAEG; this is translated from the coding sequence ATGGCACTGCATCGGATCACGACACTGGACGTCGGTGTCACCCGGCTGGACGAGACCCGGGCGTGGTACCGCGCCTTCGGGCTGACCGAGGAGACCCCCGGCGAGCTGGCGACCCGCGACGGGGGCGTCCAGCTCCGCGTCGTCGAGGCGCCCTACCGCGGCATCCGCCAGATCGGCCTCGGGGTCGACGACCCGGACGACCTGGCCCGACTCGCCGCCGCCCTGGAGTCGGCGGACATGGGCATCGAGGTCGCGCACGATGAGACCCTCCGCTTCCGCGACCCGATCGACGCGATCCCCTACGAGGTCTCCGTCGCGCCACGCTACGACGCGGCACCGATCGGCCCCTCGACGGTCAACCGTCCGAGCGCGGTCGAACGGCGCGACGTGCCGGCGGACGCGGTGTTGCGGGGGAGCGCGGTGCGGCCCTCGAACCTGACGCATCTCGTGCGGGGGACGACCGATCCCGCCGAATCGATTCGCTTCCACACCGAGGTCCTCGGGTTCGAGCTGAGCGACGCCCTCGGGGACTTCGGGGGGTTCATGCGCTGCAGCGACGTGCACCACAACATGGCGGTGCAGAAGGCCCCGGCCCCGTTCCTGCACCATGTCAGTTTCGAGTGCGACGACGTGGACGAGGTCGGTCGCGGCGCGGCGCACATGCTGGAACTCGACGCGGACAGCCATGTCTGGGGCCTCGGCCGCCACGCGATCGGCTCCAACTACTTCTGGTACCTCCGGGACCCGTCCGGCAACTTCGCCGAGTACTCGTCGGACATCGACCGGATCTCCAGCCAGGACGCGTACCGCCCCAAGGACTGGAGCGGACCCGAGGGTCTCGCCAGCTGGGGACCGCCCGTCCCCGAGTCGTTCCTCGCCCCGCCCGACATCGACGAGGTGTTCGCGGCCATGGCCGAGGGCTAG
- a CDS encoding pitrilysin family protein produces the protein MTTPDIERETRVSRLPGGLRLATQHDPTARSVAVGVWVGVGNRDETPEIAGASHFLEHLLFKGSTSRSARDIAEGIDAVGGDLNAFTSKEYTAFHARTPAKDLDFGLDTLLDVVADPGFTAADVDAERQVILEELAWSADTPDDVVHQNLALGLFPDHSLGWEVLGSAESVAAITADDIRSFHERWYRRANLVVAVVGDVDHDEICARVDARLGGLADGEAPVRIAPTQPVVPETIVRRDIEQSHVTLGWRAVDQFDDDRFALAVANQLIGGGWSSRLFQEVREKRGISYSVFSSMGSYVDSGTFSIYAGTHPARVPELADVVERELADLVENGPSEREMEVASGGFEGGTVLAMEDAGSRMTQIATNLLVRDRVVLVPEYLEKVRAVSADDVQRVLTKVVRGPQVRSIVEPR, from the coding sequence ATGACGACGCCGGACATCGAACGGGAGACCCGGGTCTCCCGCCTGCCCGGCGGGCTTCGTCTCGCGACCCAGCACGACCCCACGGCCCGGTCCGTCGCGGTCGGCGTGTGGGTCGGCGTGGGCAACCGCGACGAGACGCCCGAGATCGCCGGTGCGTCCCACTTCCTCGAGCACCTCCTCTTCAAGGGGAGCACCTCCCGTTCGGCGCGCGACATCGCGGAGGGGATCGATGCGGTCGGCGGCGACCTCAACGCCTTCACGTCGAAGGAGTACACGGCCTTCCACGCCCGCACCCCGGCGAAGGATCTCGATTTCGGGCTCGACACGCTGCTCGACGTCGTCGCCGATCCCGGTTTCACCGCGGCGGACGTCGACGCGGAACGCCAGGTGATCCTCGAGGAGCTGGCCTGGAGCGCCGACACGCCCGACGACGTCGTGCACCAGAATCTCGCGCTCGGGCTGTTCCCGGACCATTCCCTCGGCTGGGAGGTCCTCGGGTCCGCCGAGTCCGTGGCCGCGATCACGGCGGACGACATCCGATCGTTCCACGAGCGCTGGTACCGGCGGGCGAATCTCGTCGTCGCCGTGGTCGGCGACGTCGATCACGACGAGATCTGCGCCCGGGTGGACGCCCGCCTCGGGGGCCTCGCCGACGGTGAGGCTCCCGTGCGCATCGCGCCGACCCAGCCGGTCGTTCCCGAGACCATCGTGCGCCGCGACATCGAGCAGTCCCACGTCACCCTCGGCTGGCGGGCGGTCGACCAGTTCGACGACGACCGCTTCGCGCTGGCCGTCGCGAACCAGCTGATCGGGGGTGGCTGGTCCAGCCGGCTCTTCCAGGAGGTCCGGGAGAAGCGGGGCATCTCGTACTCGGTCTTCTCCTCGATGGGCAGCTATGTCGACAGCGGCACGTTCTCGATCTACGCCGGCACCCACCCCGCCCGAGTGCCGGAGCTCGCCGATGTCGTCGAACGTGAACTCGCCGATCTGGTCGAGAACGGGCCGAGCGAGCGCGAGATGGAGGTCGCGAGCGGCGGATTCGAGGGCGGCACGGTGCTCGCCATGGAGGACGCCGGCTCGCGGATGACCCAGATCGCCACCAACCTGCTCGTGCGCGACCGGGTCGTGCTCGTCCCCGAGTACCTCGAGAAGGTCCGAGCGGTCAGCGCGGACGACGTCCAGCGGGTGCTCACGAAGGTCGTCCGCGGCCCGCAGGTCCGCTCGATCGTCGAGCCGCGCTGA
- a CDS encoding mandelate racemase/muconate lactonizing enzyme family protein: protein MTPGPHHTVDTALVALPLAQPIETPHHRIESLACVLVTTRTEDGTEGTGFCYSIDRDHAATLRDRVTALAAGATPTGERDDVLAAAALDVAAWDAHARSAGEPLAALWGRTRTHVDCYASAGFWLTASIGELAAEARRCRSAGIRTVKVRVGHDLETDLARVAAVADALGPGGTVLVDAAQAFGPDDAIRRGHALAELGVTWFEEPVAFDDHAGMAAVRDAVTIDVVAGESEIGARALVDLLDAGAVDIVMPDLQTVGGFTPFRQVAADAEGRSVPVSSHFFTEYTLSLAAATPAVGAIEWIDWFAPLFAETLTFDDGRLVVPERPGHGFTFSTETIGRYGI from the coding sequence GTGACCCCGGGACCACACCACACCGTCGACACCGCGCTCGTCGCCCTCCCGCTCGCCCAGCCGATCGAGACGCCCCACCATCGCATCGAGTCCCTCGCGTGTGTGCTGGTGACGACGCGCACCGAGGACGGCACCGAGGGAACCGGCTTCTGCTATTCGATCGACCGGGATCACGCGGCGACGTTGCGGGACCGGGTGACGGCGCTCGCCGCCGGTGCCACCCCGACCGGCGAACGGGACGACGTGCTCGCCGCGGCGGCGCTGGACGTCGCCGCGTGGGACGCCCACGCGCGCTCGGCGGGCGAACCGCTGGCCGCCCTCTGGGGCCGGACCCGCACCCACGTCGACTGCTACGCGTCCGCCGGGTTCTGGCTCACCGCCTCGATCGGCGAGCTCGCGGCCGAGGCGCGACGGTGTCGCTCAGCGGGGATCCGCACGGTGAAGGTGCGGGTCGGCCACGACCTCGAAACCGATCTCGCCCGGGTGGCCGCCGTCGCCGACGCGCTCGGGCCGGGCGGCACCGTCCTCGTCGACGCGGCACAGGCGTTCGGGCCGGACGACGCGATCCGGCGGGGCCACGCCCTCGCCGAACTCGGCGTGACCTGGTTCGAGGAACCCGTCGCCTTCGACGATCACGCCGGCATGGCCGCCGTGCGCGACGCGGTGACCATCGACGTCGTCGCCGGCGAGAGCGAGATCGGGGCGCGGGCGTTGGTCGACCTGCTGGACGCGGGGGCCGTCGACATCGTCATGCCGGACCTCCAGACGGTCGGCGGCTTCACGCCCTTCCGGCAGGTCGCGGCCGACGCCGAGGGCCGCAGCGTCCCCGTGTCCTCGCACTTCTTCACCGAGTACACGCTGTCGTTGGCGGCAGCCACACCAGCGGTGGGCGCCATCGAGTGGATCGACTGGTTCGCACCCTTGTTCGCCGAGACGCTGACGTTCGACGACGGCCGGCTCGTCGTGCCGGAACGGCCCGGCCACGGGTTCACGTTCTCGACCGAGACCATCGGGCGCTACGGCATCTGA
- a CDS encoding DUF4333 domain-containing protein, giving the protein MARRLISLVLLLAACAEAGPPTLDVESVHEVVPALVWPDDPALVADVSCPDLLAEFIAQSVACTATLDGEPITADVVVDEVGFVAAVVRQTLFRVADAEAQLAGRLADDLGISPPTVTCTRSVVLARTGTEIPCTASNDGSPIDFTVRLLDGDGNWSVEIAP; this is encoded by the coding sequence GTGGCTCGCCGCCTGATCTCGCTGGTCCTCCTGCTCGCCGCCTGTGCGGAGGCCGGACCGCCGACCCTGGACGTCGAGAGCGTGCACGAGGTGGTGCCCGCGCTCGTCTGGCCCGACGACCCGGCGTTGGTGGCCGACGTGTCGTGTCCGGATCTCCTCGCCGAGTTCATCGCCCAGTCGGTCGCGTGCACCGCCACGCTCGACGGCGAGCCGATCACGGCGGACGTGGTGGTGGACGAGGTCGGATTCGTCGCCGCCGTGGTGCGTCAGACGCTCTTCCGCGTCGCCGACGCCGAGGCGCAGCTGGCCGGTCGACTGGCCGACGACCTCGGCATCAGTCCGCCGACGGTGACGTGCACCCGCTCGGTGGTCCTCGCCCGCACGGGAACGGAGATCCCCTGTACCGCCAGCAACGACGGGTCACCGATCGACTTCACCGTGCGGCTCCTCGACGGGGACGGGAACTGGAGCGTCGAGATCGCGCCCTGA